The genomic window CAGGCGGCGGCTCCGCGCAGGTCGATGCTCCCGGCGGCAACGCGATTGATCCCAAGCCCGGTTCTTCTCCGTGGGGACAGGTCATCTACTTCCCTTCTTCTCCGCTTCGCTACCTTCGCAAGAAGACGCCACAGAGCAACGTCCAGTACATCGATGGAAAAGACCATGCGGCAGCGGCAAAGCTCGCCAAGGATTCCAGCCTCGCCATCGTCTTTGTTACTCAGCCCATGCGCGAAGGCCAGGACGCACCAACGTCGTCGCTGCCTGACCATCAGGATGCGCTGGTTGAAGCCGTGGCTGCCGCCAATCCCAACACGATCGTCGTCCTCGAAACTGGGGGCCCGGTCACCATGCCGTGGGCGCAGCACGTCAAAGGCATCGTCGAGATGTGGTATCCCGGCATCGGTGGCGCGCAGGCACTCGCGAACATCCTCTTCGGCGAAGTCAACCCCTCTGGCAAGCTCCCCGTCACCTTCGCGAAGAATGACGATCAGCTTCCGCATCCCACCGTCCCCGGCCTTAACGCAAACGGTAAGACAGTTGGTGACGATGGCCATCACGAGGTCGCACCCTTCGATCTCAAGTACACCGAGGGCGCCAAGGTCGGATACAAGTGGTTTGAGGCGACCCACAAGCAGCCGCTCTTTCCGTTCGGCTTCGGGCTCTCTTACACTACCTACGCTTACTCCGGCCTGACCGTCGACGATGCCACACGCACCGTGCACTTCACGGTCAAAAATACCGGCCCACGCGAAGGCACGGAGATCGCCGAGCTTTACGTTGCGCTTCCCTCCGCCGCAGACGAACACTTCAAGCGGCTCGTGGGATGGCAGCGCGTCAAGCTCACTCCGGGAGAATCAAAGGACGTGAGCATCACCCTCAATCCTCTTTATCTCTCCATCTTCGACACCGCGAAAAATGCATGGCAGCTTCTGCCCGGCGACTACAAGGTGATGGCGGGAGCTTCCTCCAGCGAAACGCCCTTGAACGCTACGCTCCACGTTTCGCAGTAAAGCGCTCTCCCGCACCAAACCGAAGAGGCACAGCAGACCATCGCTGTGCCTCTTCGGTTTTTGTGGGACGATGCGAAAATCTACCAGGAAGAGTAAGAGGTGCCGTCGGCGGCGCTTAGTTGCGAGCCGCTATGAACGTCGTCGATGCCGGAGTCGGTCTGGTCGGTCGTTGACAAGTCGCTGCTCTCGTCGGGAACCCAGGTATCGTCGCGCTCGGTGAAAGGATCTTTGGGCATCGTCTTGAGATAGCCCGCCTGCACCAGATCGTCCAGCGACTGCGGGGCCTTCTGCTTGTCTACCGTGTAGGAGTCAATCGCCGTGCGCATGGTGTGCAGGTCTTCTTTGAGCACCGCCTCCTTCGCATTACGAATGTTGTTCGTGTACGAAGGGATGGCGATCGCCGCCAGCAGTGCAATCACGACCATGACGATCATGAGTTCAAGCAGGGTGAAGCCTTGCTCGGCGGTGCGTGATGCGCGGGATGGGTACGTCGCTACCATGTGTTGTATTTTGTACCGTCCAGTGCGGTTCCGTCGCTCTTGGTGTAAACGTCGAAGACATTCTGGCCGCCGAACGATGTCGAGTCAGCGTCATCCTGGTTGGAGCGCAAGCCCCAGTCGGTGGACTTCGTCATGGGATCGACCGGAATGCTACGCAGAAATTTGACCTTCTTGTCCTGAATATCGACGCCACTGACCAGCGTTTGCAGATCGGGCGGGTAGTTCATGCTATCGATCTTCGTCTGAATGCCGCCTTTACTGGCTGCATCGTAGTAGCGATCGATGGCGTCTCGCATCTCCCATAGATCGCGGCGGAGTTCGACCTCCTTTTGCCGTTTGACCTGGAAACGGGCAATCGGAATCGCCGCGGAGGCAAGGATGGCAACGATGGCCACCGTGATAATCAGTTCGATGAGCGTGAGGCCCGATTGTGAGTGACCGGATTGTGAGTGACCGGGCCGATGAGAACCCACGTCCTCAAGTGCCGGACGTGGGGCACCCGGTTTTCCTTGATTTACCGGGTTGTTGCACACCATCACTTCACATGCACCACGGCCTGCGAACCGACAGCCGGAAGATTGGCCTGGGCGCTATTGCGTGCCCCGACCTTGACGAGGGCGAGGTTGGAGTCTCCTGCGGCGACCGCCCTGAAGGTCAGCGTGCACAGGCTTCCCTGCCCGCTGACACCGGTGACATTCGGCGGCCTCGAACTGGAGATGGTGACCAGACCGTTTCCATCGTCGCGATGCACCAGCGCTACGGGCTGGCCGTCGCGTCCGAGGAAGTTACCCGTATCGACGTTGACGAGTTGAAGGACCTTGGGGTCGAACTGCATCTGCAGCGGCACCGAATAAACATCACGTCCGTTGCCGAGCATGACCGAGACCTGGAAGGTACTGCCGACCGTCTGCGCCGAAGCCGGTGGCACCACGCTGAAGCTGACCGGAGGCCCACTCTGCGGCGTAACCTCTGTCGGTATCGGAGGCATCAGCGGCTCCGCCTGCTTCTTCATCTGCTGCACCATGGCCTCGGCCGCGTTGGCAGCGCTGGTCGCCGGTCCAGTAGAGACAGGTTTCGCGGGCACAAAACCGGGATTGCCTAAATCGATCCCAGCCTCTTCCCCAGCGTCGACGTGCCGTAGCTGAATAGCCTGGCCAGTACCGGTATCGATGGCACGGGTGTTCAGGCGGCTGAGCACCGACTCGCGGACGATATGAGGAATGAGCAGGAAGACGATCTCATCCTGCTGCACCTCTCTGTCGCGAGAGGAGAAGAAGTATTTGAAGATGGGCAGTTCGCCGATACCCGGCGTGCCACTGACGTTAAGATTGTTCTGCTTGGTCATAATGCCCGCGAGGATGCTGGGCTCGCCCTCTTTCAGTTGAATGACCTGATCGATGATGCGCTGGCCGATAATGGGCTCGCTGACGCCTGAGATGGTAACTGTCGTCTGCTGCGACGAGACCTCAACCTTCATCTTCAGGCTGATCTCATTGTCATAGTGCACGGTGGGCGTCATATCGATGTTGACGCCGACATCGATATAAGTGAACTGGGTTTGAACACCGATGCTGGCGATGCCGGTCGAGACTCCAGCGTTATAGGAGCCAGTAGCAATGGGGATCCTCTGGCCTATCTTGAGCTGTGCCCGCTGGCCGTCCGTAGCCCGGATGCTGGGGTTCTGCAGGATGTGAGTATCTGCATCGGTTAGAAGCGCATCAAGCTCGGCGCCGGTGATGCCGACGGCAAGGTTGGTGGAGTTGAAATGGGCAAGCGAGTTAAGCGTCAAGCTCGTGGTTGTTGTTGTCGCAGTGCCGCTGCTGCTGGTCGAAGCCGTCGATGCCTGTGGTGTGAGCGTGACCGATTGAGGCAGAGCGAGGCCCAGCTTGCGTACCTTATCGCGGTTGACTTCAAGGATTGCGACGTCAACGACCACTTCAGGACGGGCACGATCAAGATCATTGATGAGTTTTTGCGCCAGCAGAAGCTGGTCCGGCGTAGCGCGCATCACGATGGCGTTCTGGCTGGGCACTAGATTGATCTTGGTGCTGGGATCGAGCAGGTTGCGGATCGCCGTCAGCACCTCGTTGGCATCGCTCTGCTGGCTCGCGTTCGTCAGATAGAACGTCTGGACCGCCTGCTCTTCCAACTCGGCACGCTTGGTGCGGCTGTTCTGCGCGACGAAGATGGTATTGCTGGTGACCGGCTTGTAGAACGTATCGGACATGGTCCCGACAATGCGCAACGCATCCGAAAGTGTGACGTTGGTAAGGTCCACTGGAATGCGCTTGGAGACGTAGTCCGGGTCGAAGATCACGTTAAGGCCAGCCATCTTTCCGATGGCCTGGTAGATTACCTTGACGTCCTCGACCGCGTGCAGGGTGAGCGGATCGTTTGAGACCGGCTTCAAATCAATAGGCCCAGCAACGGAGTTGAGCTCTTTGAGCATCTCCGATTGTCTTGTAGGGGCTTGATTGGCAACCGGGGGAGCAGGCGCTGCAGGCGGGCCTGACTCTGGATGTTGCAGGAGGTCGATCTCCTGCTCCGCAGTCTGGTTGCCCGGATCGATCTCGTGGGCGCGAAGAAACTCAGTGAGCGCGCCGGAAAGGTCTCCGCTCGCGTGCAGCACGCGGCCGCGATCGATGTGGCTGACTCCAGCCTGAAACCTCATCCGCTCAAAGTGAGCTTTGTAGGTAAGGTTCGCGGGACTCTTCAGCGTGGCTTGGCGGAAATCTTCATAGGCTGTGTCATAGTCTTGGCGAACCTCTGCATCCTGGCCGCGCTTGTCCCACTTTTTGCCCGACTGGGCGTGCGCCGGAACGGGATGAAAGACGACAAATCCGGCCAGCAAGAAGAGAAGCAGGTATGCCTGAAGTGCGAACGCCGATACTTTTTTAATGATTATTTTTTTGCCGCGACCCATGCTGCTTCCGTTTGCGTCCTTTACACCGTGAAGAGTGCGGCGTCTGCCGGAGCCCGCGCCTGCCCCCATGCTTTCCGAGTGAAGGACGCCGCCTGTGGGGGCTGTGCCTGACAGGCTGTAGCGCTCGGGTGAGTATACCATTCGGGGTGCGGTTGACCTCATATTTGTGACGGCTTTGAGAGTTAGACGCGGCAGAGGGCTATGGGTGAGGCTTGAATCCGCGGCATGTTAAAGTAAGAAGTCCCATGCCTCGCTCACTTTCCAATCCGACCGTCGCCCATCAGCCCAAGCCGGTGGTCAAGGCGAAGGACCGCGACCCGGTGGCATCTGGCCTGCGGGACGCCGCGTTTAATCGTTCGGCCAGCTTCAATTACTTCCTGTCCGACAAGTTCGAGGCTGGCGTCGCCCTGCGTGGCACCGAAGTAAAGTCGATCCGGGAAGGCAAAGCCAATCTGAAGGATGCGTATGGCCTGCTCAAAGACGGCGAATGCTTTCTGTTGAATGCGCACATCGGCCCCTTCTCGCACGGAAATGCAATGAACCACGACTCATTGCGCACACGCAAGTTGTTGCTGCACAAGGCTGAGGTTCGCAAGCTCGAAACGCTTACCAGGCAAAAGGGATTTACCCTGATCCCCGTCCGCCTCTACTTTCGCAACGGCCGCGTCAAGTGCGAGCTTGCTCTCGCCAAAGGCAAGCAGGACTGGGACAAGCGTGAGACGGAGCGACGCCGCGAAGCGGACAACGAAGCCAAGGCAGCCGTTGCCAGAAGTCAACGCCGCTAGTTCATCTCATCCAACTAAATTTTGCTTCCCTCGGAAGTGTTTGCCCTGGTTGCAGCGTTGCCTCGGCCCAATGGCGGAGAATCGGGTTACGATAGTCTCATGGATACGAAGCTTCTCTTTCAGGATGCGGCCGGATTTGCTACGCCCATACTCGCGGTGTTCGCCGTAGATATCGCCACGGCGACAGATGCAGATCCTTTGCCCGCCCTGCTGTCAACTTCGGACGCGGTAACGGACGCCGCGGCGAAGGTCATGGCATCGGGCGAGTTCAAGGCCACGCTGGGCGAAACTCTCCTGCTCCATGCCCCTAATGGCCTGAAGGCAGAGCGCCTGTTGCTCGTAGGGCTGGGGAAGGCAAAGTCGCTTTCGGTGCATGAAGTCCGCAGAGGCGCCGGAGTGGCAGTGCGTTCCGCCAAGCCTCGCGGCCTGCTCCACATCGCCATCGCGTTTCCCGAGGACTATGCCCTCTCCGACGAGCACCTCGACGAGCTTCCCTGTCCGCTGACATCGCGTGCCCTGGTCGAAGGCGCATTGCTTGCCGATTCCGACTACGACACCTACAAGAGCGATCGCAAAGACGTTGCCTTGCAGACACTTTCGATCGTGGCAAAAGAGACCGAGAAGACCACGCGCACAGAGATACAGGAGGGCTTCGACGAAGGCCTCATCGTGGCCAACGCGCAGAACTTTACCCGTTCGCTGGTCAATGAGCCGGGCAACGTGCTGACACCAACGGTGCTTGGCGAACGTGCCGCAGCCATGTGCGCGGAGATGGGGTTGAAGTGTGAAGTCTTCTCGACGGCAAAGCTTCACGAACTGAAGATGGGCGCCTTCTCGGCGGTAGCGCAGGGGTCAGCCGAACCTCCCGCGCTCATCGTTATCACGTATGAGCCCAAGCTCGAAAAAGGAAAATCTCCAGCCAAGGACGCGCCCGTCGTGGGCCTCGTCGGCAAGGGGATCACCTTCGATAGCGGCGGCATCTCCATCAAGCCTGCGGACGGCATGGAGAAGATGAAGTATGACATGGCCGGAGCTGCCGCAATGATCGGCGCGATGCGTGCCATTGCACAGTTGAAGCCGAAGGTGAAGGTGATCAGCGTTGTCTGCTCGGCCGAAAACATGCCCGGCGGAAAGGCGTTCAAGCCCGGCGATGTCGTCACGGCAATGTCCGGCAAGACCATCGAGATTATCAACACCGATGCCGAGGGCCGACTCGTGCTCGCAGATGGG from Granulicella sp. L56 includes these protein-coding regions:
- a CDS encoding type II secretion system protein codes for the protein MGSHRPGHSQSGHSQSGLTLIELIITVAIVAILASAAIPIARFQVKRQKEVELRRDLWEMRDAIDRYYDAASKGGIQTKIDSMNYPPDLQTLVSGVDIQDKKVKFLRSIPVDPMTKSTDWGLRSNQDDADSTSFGGQNVFDVYTKSDGTALDGTKYNTW
- a CDS encoding leucyl aminopeptidase, with the translated sequence MDTKLLFQDAAGFATPILAVFAVDIATATDADPLPALLSTSDAVTDAAAKVMASGEFKATLGETLLLHAPNGLKAERLLLVGLGKAKSLSVHEVRRGAGVAVRSAKPRGLLHIAIAFPEDYALSDEHLDELPCPLTSRALVEGALLADSDYDTYKSDRKDVALQTLSIVAKETEKTTRTEIQEGFDEGLIVANAQNFTRSLVNEPGNVLTPTVLGERAAAMCAEMGLKCEVFSTAKLHELKMGAFSAVAQGSAEPPALIVITYEPKLEKGKSPAKDAPVVGLVGKGITFDSGGISIKPADGMEKMKYDMAGAAAMIGAMRAIAQLKPKVKVISVVCSAENMPGGKAFKPGDVVTAMSGKTIEIINTDAEGRLVLADGLHYAKTLGCTHLIDAATLTGACVVALGMVNAGLFSNDDETCEKFQDAMKISGEKFWRLPCTDDYRELINSQIADIRNTGGTRWGGATTAALFLKEFVGDTPWVHLDIAGCAWNDDAKPALAKGPSGIAVRSILEWVRSYSA
- a CDS encoding type II secretion system protein — translated: MVATYPSRASRTAEQGFTLLELMIVMVVIALLAAIAIPSYTNNIRNAKEAVLKEDLHTMRTAIDSYTVDKQKAPQSLDDLVQAGYLKTMPKDPFTERDDTWVPDESSDLSTTDQTDSGIDDVHSGSQLSAADGTSYSSW
- the smpB gene encoding SsrA-binding protein SmpB; this encodes MPRSLSNPTVAHQPKPVVKAKDRDPVASGLRDAAFNRSASFNYFLSDKFEAGVALRGTEVKSIREGKANLKDAYGLLKDGECFLLNAHIGPFSHGNAMNHDSLRTRKLLLHKAEVRKLETLTRQKGFTLIPVRLYFRNGRVKCELALAKGKQDWDKRETERRREADNEAKAAVARSQRR
- a CDS encoding secretin N-terminal domain-containing protein is translated as MVYSPERYSLSGTAPTGGVLHSESMGAGAGSGRRRTLHGVKDANGSSMGRGKKIIIKKVSAFALQAYLLLFLLAGFVVFHPVPAHAQSGKKWDKRGQDAEVRQDYDTAYEDFRQATLKSPANLTYKAHFERMRFQAGVSHIDRGRVLHASGDLSGALTEFLRAHEIDPGNQTAEQEIDLLQHPESGPPAAPAPPVANQAPTRQSEMLKELNSVAGPIDLKPVSNDPLTLHAVEDVKVIYQAIGKMAGLNVIFDPDYVSKRIPVDLTNVTLSDALRIVGTMSDTFYKPVTSNTIFVAQNSRTKRAELEEQAVQTFYLTNASQQSDANEVLTAIRNLLDPSTKINLVPSQNAIVMRATPDQLLLAQKLINDLDRARPEVVVDVAILEVNRDKVRKLGLALPQSVTLTPQASTASTSSSGTATTTTTSLTLNSLAHFNSTNLAVGITGAELDALLTDADTHILQNPSIRATDGQRAQLKIGQRIPIATGSYNAGVSTGIASIGVQTQFTYIDVGVNIDMTPTVHYDNEISLKMKVEVSSQQTTVTISGVSEPIIGQRIIDQVIQLKEGEPSILAGIMTKQNNLNVSGTPGIGELPIFKYFFSSRDREVQQDEIVFLLIPHIVRESVLSRLNTRAIDTGTGQAIQLRHVDAGEEAGIDLGNPGFVPAKPVSTGPATSAANAAEAMVQQMKKQAEPLMPPIPTEVTPQSGPPVSFSVVPPASAQTVGSTFQVSVMLGNGRDVYSVPLQMQFDPKVLQLVNVDTGNFLGRDGQPVALVHRDDGNGLVTISSSRPPNVTGVSGQGSLCTLTFRAVAAGDSNLALVKVGARNSAQANLPAVGSQAVVHVK